One window from the genome of Alnus glutinosa chromosome 13, dhAlnGlut1.1, whole genome shotgun sequence encodes:
- the LOC133854938 gene encoding uncharacterized protein LOC133854938 yields MAFSLFHGKDGVVPLSGRSNFHSDIPEPEPSPQFNPLATKAATISLSAFGLGGPFGFVNFSEKWKKQKKSEPSSKREPSSEKRKCTKTRGTGKWWVRNRKLPNWQDLHSSELCPPSCGNSSSATTWYEV; encoded by the exons ATGGCGTTTAGCCTCTTTCATGGGAAGGATGGGGTTGTTCCACTCTCAGGGAGATCTAATTTTCATAGTGACATTCCAGAACCTGAGCCTTCAC CTCAGTTCAACCCTTTAGCAACAAAAGCTGCCACCATAAGTTTGTCAGCATTTGGACTGGGAGGGCCATTTGGCTTTGTTAACTTCTCTGAGAAGtggaagaagcagaagaagtcTGAGCCGTCCAGCAAGAGGGAACCCTCTTCTGAG AAAAGGAAATGTACCAAAACACGAGGCACTGGGAAATGGTGGGTTAGAAACAGGAAACTGCCCAATTGGCAAGACCTGCATAGCAGTGAGCTGTGTCCTCCTTCTTGTGGCAACAGTTCTTCAGCCACCACCTGGTATGAAGTTTAG
- the LOC133853952 gene encoding receptor-like protein 13 — protein sequence METSCFAKNVIFVWALAFIASSPLACVKVAGCTKEQTRALLEIKNATNAHSLADWDGRDWVLSFSTFANASSLILLDLSSNCNLEIETESPSWVPTFQLNYLNLANCSLNKKNGHVLPSFITTQVTLDFLDLSHNLIEGSIPCQLLFNTSIRILLLRSNKIDGSLFLGCSANRTSSLRFFDMSDNNVKGSLPKNIGDLLPNLYKVDMSSNALEGFIPWSFGNLNFEVLDLSNNKLSGKIPQSLTRNGTLLVYLNLSNNTLKGEMLPRDSNMTSLECLQLSGNQFQGMISPAISNSPSLVILDIQNNNLSGNIPKWLYDLPYLTVILLSRNHFQGHLLPRMCQMKSLQVFDISDNHISGGIPTCLDNITLWKNSSSSSNTLKYFIEERLYYLAIEILGYEMFTFEIKTSMRTKHEVCAYKGIPLSLMTIIDLSSNQLTGNIPFQMGGLSQLRSLNLSNNFLTGPIPNSFQTLKNMESLDLSHNKLSGGIPFEFVEMTSLSVFSVAYNNLSGRVPFERQFSTFGTQCYDGNPDLCGNPLKRNCSTANQLEPGHEDEKEETRIIDRPLFFYAFVAVSYAFGFWVFFGILIINKNWRHIYFRAVDRIIESCFEMLYR from the exons ATGGAGACTTCTTGTTTTgctaaaaatgtcatttttgtttGGGCTTTGGCTTTCATCGCTTCATCCCCTTTGGCTTGTGTTAAAGTAGCTGGATGCACCAAAGAACAGACGAGAGCTCTCTTGGAGATCAAGAACGCCACAAATGCTCATTCCCTTGCGGATTGGGACGGAAGGGATT gggttttatcattttctactttTGCCAATGCTTCAAGTCTCATATTACTTGATCTTTCAAGCAACTGCAATTTGGAAATTGAAACTGAATCCCCCTCATGGGTTCCAACCTTTCAGCTAAATTACCTGAACTTGGCGAATTGCAGCCTCAACAAGAAGAATGGTCACGTTCTCCCAAGCTTTATCACCACCCAAGTTACCTTGGATTTTCTAGACTTGTCTCACAACTTAATAGAGGGAAGCATACCTTGTCAGTTGCTATTCAACACGAGTATCAGAATTTTATTACTGAGAAGTAACAAAATTGATGGTTCACTTTTTCTTGGTTGCTCTGCTAATCGAACTTCATCACTTCGATTCTTCGACATGTCAGATAATAATGTCAAAGGTTCTCTTCCCAAAAATATTGGGGATCTTCTTCCAAACTTATACAAAGTTGACATGTCCTCAAATGCATTAGAGGGCTTCATTCCTTGGTCTTTTGGTAATCTGAATTTTGAAGTATTGGACCTTTCTAATAACAAGCTCTCAGGGAAAATACCGCAAAGTTTGACTAGAAATGGCACCCTACTGGTATATCTAAATCTATCAAACAATACATTGAAAGGAGAAATGCTCCCAAGGGACTCCAACATGACAAGTTTGGAGTGCTTACAACTCAGTGGCAATCAATTTCAAGGAATGATCTCACCAGCGATATCAAATAGTCCCTCTCTGGTAATCCTAGATATTCAAAACAATAACTTGTCTGGTAATATTCCAAAGTGGTTGTATGATCTTCCTTACTTAACGGTAATTCTTTTGAGTAGAAATCACTTTCAAGGTCACCTACTCCCAAGAATGTGTCAAATGAAAAGTCTGCAAGTTTTCGATATCTCTGATAATCATATTTCAGGAGGTATTCCCACCTGCCTTGACAACATTACATTATGGAAGAACAGTTCTTCAAGCTCTAATACATTAAAATATTTCATAGAAGAGAGATTGTATTACCTAGCAATTGAAATTCTAGGTTACGAAATGTTTACATTCGAAATTAAAACGTCCATGCGAACAAAACATGAGGTATGTGCTTACAAAGGTATCCCACTCTCATTGATGACTATAATTGACTTGTCATCTAACCAATTGACAGGTAACATTCCTTTTCAAATGGGAGGATTGTCGCAGCTTCGGTCTTTGAACTTGTCGAATAATTTTCTAACAGGCCCCATTCCAAATTCTTTTCAAACTTTGAAAAACATGGAGAGCTTGGATCtttcccacaacaagctgagtGGGGGAATCCCTTTTGAATTTGTTGAAATGACTTCTCTATCAGTATTTAGTGTTGCCTATAACAATCTTTCTGGAAGAGTCCCATTTGAGCGACAGTTCTCAACATTTGGGACGCAATGCTATGATGGAAATCCGGATCTATGTGGAAACCCTCTGAAGAGAAACTGCTCAACTGCAAACCAGCTTGAACCTGGACATGAAGATGAAAAGGAAGAGACTAGAATAATCGATAGGCCTTTATTCTTCTATGCATTTGTTGCTGTCTCTTATGCATTtggattttgggttttctttgggaTCCTAATCATTAACAAGAATTGGAGGCATATCTATTTTAGAGCTGTTGACAGAATTATTGAATCATGTTTTGAAATGCTCTATCGGTGA